A region of the Polaribacter sp. L3A8 genome:
GTTATTGAAAAAGGCGAAGGCTTTAATAGTGTTGGTGATATAGAGTTTGGTATAAAATACGGTATTCTTAATATTAAAAATTATGCTTGGTCTACAACATTAAGCTTTGGAATACCTACAGGAAGCAGCGAAGGAGGTAGCGATGGTAGTTTTCAAACAGGAGATGGCGAATTTAATCAAAACTTAAGAACAGACTTCGGAATATCTTACCACCTTGGAGAATTACCTGTTTACTCTAAAGTATATTTAGGATTTAATAATAGAACTAAAGGTTTTTCTGATGAATTTAGAACAGGTCTAGAATTTGGAGCTAATATTATAAAAGATAAATTATGGCTTATAGGGAAAGGTGATGTTTTAAACTCATTAAAAAACGGAAGCTTAAATAGTCAAAACTCACAAGGTAGTATTTTTGCAAACAATATCGAATTTGTAAGTTTAGGTGCAGAAATTAACTACTACCTTACACCTAAATTTGGTGTTTCTCTTAATTACTCATCAGCTGTAAGCGGACGTATTATATACGCAAGCCCATCTATTTCTGGAGGTATATTTTTAGATATAAAATAAGATAATAGCATAAAATAATTTTACAGAACTAATAAATTAAAGGTAGTAATTTTTTATTACTGCCTTTTTTTATTTGTATTCTGTTTTCTTTTTTTTATGTATTTATATGATGATACGTTTTTTTTAAGTTAGGGCTAACAATCCTTGTTTTTTTATAATTAGATACAACTTTTTATGATTAATTGCCGCTACCATCCTTTTTTAAATTAGAGAAGATTAATTGGTAGCCATAATAAATAAACTAATAATTTAAAATAGCTTTAGTAGATTTTTTAAGAGCACCTTGATAAGTCTATTCTTTATAATATAGTAAGTTACTAGATCTATTCTCTTTCTTATCAAAGCATATACGATAATAACTGCCTACCTGTCAATTATTTTAGCTTTCCTTATTTTTTGTACAAAAACTATTAACTAAATCTTTCTTGGATCAAACATCCAAAACTTTTTTTAAGCTCTCTCTAAATTTTTAATTCAATTTACTTATTGCTTTGTAAGTTTCTAAGTATTAGATTACTTTATTTTATAAAATCTATTTTTTTGTACAAAAGGCTCGAAACAAACCTTAAAAGTTTAATATTTAGTAGTTTTATTTTATAAATTGATTATTTCGTAAAAATTAAAGAATTTATTCTTTTTTATAGAGGTCAGTAGTTAGTTACATATAATTTTGTGATGTTCTACTTTCTCCTTTTCAACCATTTTAGTTATTAAGTTATTGAATATTGTTGCTTTACTTTGTGATCGATTAATTCTAAAACAAAATTCATTAAAATATCTATTTAGATTAAAGTCACTTACCCAAGAATACGTTGTTCTTATCCAAGATTTCACCTGATGAATCATTGTATGAAGTGCTTTAAAATTCATACCTCCATTACTTTCTATTTGAGTAATATTATAAGCTTTCGCAATAGGTCTGTAACCTCTCCATTTGTCGGTTATCACTTTAGCTTCTCGACTGATATGATTCACAAAAATATATTGCAAAGAACTAGCTGAAAAATCTTCGATTCTCATGGCATACATTCTTTTAACTTTTCCATCTTCAGTTAGTTCAACAGCAGTTATAGCTTTCTTTTTCTTAGCATTATAACTTCTTCCTACTTTATCTTTTTCTCGTCCACCCAAAACAAATTCATCCACATGAACAATACCGGTCATAGGACTATTTCCACTACTTTCCATAGCTTCTCTAATTTTGAGCATAAATAAACGTGCAGTCTTTTCTGTTACACTAAAACGAACTGCAACATAACTAGCAGAAAGGCTTTTAGTACTCGTACTCATTTCAAAAACAATAAAGAAAGCTTTTCTAACACCAAACTTTACTTTATGAAAAAGTGTGTTTGATGTAGATGATTCTTGATGAGAGCAAATATTACATGTCCGTGAAAAATCTTTTCTTATTTGAGCCTTGTTATGACCACATTTAACACATTGAAATCCATCTTTCCACTTAATATCTGCCAAGTATTTCTTGCAATCTTCATCCGTTTTAAACCGATCAGCAAACTCTAGAAGGTTTTGTCCTTTAAATATATTCATAATATTACTGTATTTGTTGTTTTTAAAGATATGAATTTAAATACTGACCTCTACTTTTTTATATATTATTATCCTTGTTTTGTAAGGATAATACAATACAGGACAGGCTAAAATAATTAATCTTATAGTTTTACAAATGAGATTTTCTAATAAAAGTCTATTTATAAAAACTAACCCTAAATTTAATTAAAATGAAAACAAAACAAAAAATGATTAATTTAACAAAACAAATATTATTGGTATTGTTCTTTGGTATTATAGCATCATCTTGCTCAAATGAAGACGAAATGCTTTTAAATAATGACTCATCTGAAGCAGGTATAGAATCTAT
Encoded here:
- a CDS encoding IS1595 family transposase, encoding MNIFKGQNLLEFADRFKTDEDCKKYLADIKWKDGFQCVKCGHNKAQIRKDFSRTCNICSHQESSTSNTLFHKVKFGVRKAFFIVFEMSTSTKSLSASYVAVRFSVTEKTARLFMLKIREAMESSGNSPMTGIVHVDEFVLGGREKDKVGRSYNAKKKKAITAVELTEDGKVKRMYAMRIEDFSASSLQYIFVNHISREAKVITDKWRGYRPIAKAYNITQIESNGGMNFKALHTMIHQVKSWIRTTYSWVSDFNLNRYFNEFCFRINRSQSKATIFNNLITKMVEKEKVEHHKIICN